The genomic region TCTCGACGGTTTCGAAGGGCCAGAAGATGAAATGGAGCCCCGGCGAGGTCTGGCCGGGCTCAGCCTTACCGAACAGCAGTTCGACGCCGACCTGGTCTGGCTGCACGCGATAGGCTGCATTCCAGAAATAGATCGCAACCAAAGCCACGATGATCGCGATGCCGAACAGCTTGTTCGATCCGCCGCTGCTTGGGATGATGGTCTTAAGGCGATCCTGGCCTCGCTTCAGGATCTCTTCCAGATCCGGTGGCGTATTGCGGTTTCCTCCGCCGCCACCTTGAGGACCTTGCCCCCATGGTCCGCGGCCACCGCCCTGCCAGCCACCGCCTTGATTGCTCCAAGGCATTATTGTCTTACCCTTCTCTGCTGTGAGGCAAGCGCCGACTGACGGCGCAAGCATGCGTGGGTGATATAGGGGAACGGGGGTTCCAAGTCCATGCCGAGCGAGGTCCCGGAACCATAGATTCCCTGTGAGTTTCCGCGCCGGCCCGCCTAATACACGACCACCGAGCGAATGGACCTTCCGTCATGCATCAGATCGAAGGCGTTGTTGATCTCTTCCAGCGGCATCGTGTGGGTGATCATTGGATCAATCTGAATTTTCCCGTCCATGTACCAATCCACGATCTTAGGCACGTCGGTGCGGCCCCTGGCGCCGCCAAAGGCACTTCCGCGCCATGAACGACCGGTGACGAGTTGGAAGGGTCGCGTCGAGATTTCTGCCCCTGCCGGCGCTACGCCGATGATGATCGATTGGCCCCAGCCTTTGTGGCAGGCCTCGAGCGCCATACGCATCACCTTCACGTTACCGATACACTCGAACGTGTAATCCGCGCCGCCTCCAGTCAGGTTGACCAGATGCGCGACCAGATCGCCGTCGACTTCGCTGGGATTGACAAAGTGGGTCATCCCGAAGCGTGTCCCCCAGTCTTTCTTGTCGTTGTTCATGTCGACGCCCACGATCATGTTGGCGCCGACGAGTTTCAGCCCTTGCACCACGTTGAGCCCGATGCCGCCCAGTCCGAAGACGATGGCATTGGCCCCTGGCTCGACCTTGGCGGTATGGATGACGGCGCCAATCCCCGTCGTCACGCCGCAACCGATGTAGCAAACCTTGTCGAACGGGGCGTCCTCCCGGATCTTGGCGACCGCAATTTCGGGAAGCACCGTATGCTGGGCAAAGGTTGACGTGCCCATGTAATGGTGGAGCTTCCGGCCATCCAGCGAAAATCGGCTGGTGCCGTCGGGCATCAATCCTTGACCCTGGGTCGAGCGGATCTTCTGGCAGAGGTTGGTTTTCGGGTTGAGGCAATATTCACATTCCCGACATTCCGGCGTGTAGAGCGGAATGACGTGATCACCCGGTCTCAACGATGTTACACCGGGACCAACCTCCAGCACGACGCCCGCGCCCTCATGCCCGAGAATAGCCGGAAACAGGCCTTCGGGATCGTCGCCTGACAATGTGAAAGCATCCGTATGGCAAACGCCGGTGGCCTTGATCTCGACAAGGACCTCGCCCGCTTTTGGTCCTTCAAGATCGACTGTCACGATTTCCAGGGGCTGACCGGGGGCAAGCGCGACAGCGGCGCGTGTCTTCATAGATGGGCTCCAAATCCGGGAATGTCTCTCGTTGCGCCGGACATTGCCAGCGACCGGACGTGTTCGCAAGCCTGCAGGATCAAAGATCCTCTTTCGCCGGAAGATCCCGTGAGAGGGAGAGAACGATCCACGCTTCGTCAGCGGAAAGGGGGCGGCGGGGGCGCGCGCCCCCGCCGCCTGTGATCACTCTGCCGCCTGGGACGGCAGCAATTCGCTCATCTCGATGCCGACGCGGCGCGCTACGCCTTCGCCATAGGCTGGGTCGCAGCGATAGAAATGCACCACCTGACGCTTCAGGATCTCCAACGGCACGCCCTGCATGGCGGCCGCCAAATTGTCGAACAGGCGCTCCTTCTCCTCGGCCGTGAACAACCGGAAGAGATTGCCCGGCTGGGTGTAATCGTCATTTCCGAGACGATGATTGTAGCGATCCGCATCGCCCGAAATCTTCAGCGGCGGCTCGGCGAAGCTCTGATCCTCCACGGGTCCCCCGAACGAGTTCGGCTCGTAATAGGCGTTCGGATTTGGATTGGTGTCCGTGAAGAAGCGCATCGGTCCATCCTTGTGATAATGATGAACTGGGCACTGGGCGCGGTTGACGGGCAGATGCTCGTAATGTGTTCCCAGGCGGTAGCGATGGGCGTCCGCATAGGAGAACACGCGGGCCTGCAGCATCTTGTCCGGCGAGAAGCCGATCCCCGGCACGACGTTGGAGGGCGAGAACGCCGCTTGTTCGATTTCGGCGAAGTAGTTCTCAGGATTACGATTGAGTTCCATCACGCCGACCTCGATCAGCGGATAATCCCCGTGGGGCCAAACCTTCGTGAGATCGAAGGGATTGTACCAGGTCTTCTCGGCATCGAGCTCCGGCATCACCTGCACATACATCTTCCAGCGTGGGAAATCGCCGCTATCGATGGCTGCGAACAGGTCCTCCTGATAGGACTCCCGGCTACGGCCAATAATTTCCTCCGCCTGGGCATTGGAATGGTTCTTGATGCCCTGTTCGGTGCGGAAATGGAATTTGACCCAGAACCTCTCCTTCGCCGCATTGATGAAGGAGAAGGTGTGCGAGCCGAAGCCATGCATATGGCGCGGGCTCTGCGGAATGCCGCGATCGGAGAACAGGATCGTGACCTGGTGCAGGCTCTCGGGCGAGAGGGACCAGAAATCCCACATGGCCGTTGTCGAGCGCAGATTGGTCTTGGGATGCCTCTTCTGTGTGTGAATGAAGTCGGGGAACTTGTAAGGGTCGCGCACGAAGAACACAGGCGTGTTGTTGCCGACGAGGTCCCAATTGCCCTGGTCGGTGTAGAATTTCAGCGCAAAGCCGCGCACGTCGCGCTCGTGATCCGCGGCGCCCAGTTCACCGGCGACGGTTGAAAAACGCGCCAGCATCGGCGTCTTCTTACCCACCTGGAAGACTGACGCTGAACTGTACTGGGTAATGTCATGGGTGACCGTAAGCGTCCCAAAGGCGCCCCAACCCTTGGCATGCACGGGACGCTCCGGAATGCGTTCCCGGTTCTGGTGAGCGAGCTTCTCGATCAGCTGATAGTCCTGCATCAGCAGCGGTCCACGCTCGCCTGCACTCAATGCATTCTGGTTATCCGCGATCGGCGCACCCGCCGTCGTCGTCAATGTCGGACGCTCCGCCATCTGCTCGCTCCTGCTCTCTGTGAAATCTAGAGCGGTTCTACAAAGCGAGTTCCATCAGGTCAAATTGCAAAATCTTGAATGTGTGATAAGAAATACTGATCATGCCTACCTTGAAACAACTTCGCTACCTGGACGCTCTGGCCACACATCGCCATTTCGGCCGTGCCGCGCAGAGTTGCCGGGTCTCGCAACCCGCTCTGTCCATGCAAATCGCCGATCTGGAGGCGGAGCTCGGTGTGATTGTGCTAGAGCGTCTCAGACGCGAACTGGTCTTCACCGCGCGTGGTGCGGAGATCGCCACTCGGGGGCGCGACATTCTGACCGCCGTAAACGATCTCGTGGATTTCGCGCGCCAGAGCGAGGGGCCTCTTGCCGGCACCTTGCGCCTGGGCGTGATCCCTTCGGTCGCACCCTATTTGCTTCATCGGCTGCTGCCCTTGCTGAAGCGCGACTATCCCGGTCTGGGCCTGACGCTTTATGAGACTCAGACAACCTCCCTGCTGCTTGAGCTGCAGCAGGGCCGAATCGATGCAGCCCTTCTCGCTCTGCCTTCAGAGATGGAAGGGTTGGTCGAAATGGTTCTTTTTGACGATCCCTTTCTTCTGGCGCTTCCGGCTGATCATCCCCTGGCAAGCCTGGAGACTGTTTCCCCTCAGGATTTGGAGGGTGAGAGGGTGCTTCTGCTCGAACAGGGCCACTGTCTGCGGGACCAGGCGGTCTCCTTCTGCCGTGGCCTTGGCATCGTCGAGCTTGATGGTCTCGGGGCGACCAGCCTCTCGACCTTGGTGCAGATGGTCGCCAATGGCTATGGAGTGACGTTGCTGCCGAGGCTGGCGGTGCAGTCTGAAATGCGGGATCCCTGCAGCATTGTGGTGAAGTCATTTCGGCAGCCTGCGCCACAGCGCAGACTGGGTCTGGTCTGGCGAAGCACCTCGCCCCGCGCACCGGACTTCGAGGCCATGGGACGGCTGATCCAGCAGACCGCAGGAGATCCCTGACGCAATGGCGCCACATTTTCCTTGACGGCGCATTCGGGCCCGTTCTTTATAACGAACAAATACTGTCCTGCATTAAAAACAACTTGTGATCCGGGCATCGTCGGATCCTGAGGGAGCACCATCATGATCGGTCTTGTTCGTCGCTGGGTCTTGGCCTCGGCCCTCGCTTTAAGCCTTCTGCCCACATCGTTGGCGATGGCGGAGGAAAAGCTGTCGGATTTGAACATCGACTGGGCGACATATAATCCGGTCAGCATTGTTCTCAAGGATCAGGGGCTGCTTGAAAAAGAGTTCGCCGCTGACGGGACGACCATCAATTGGGTGCAGTCCGCCGGATCGAACAAGGCACTCGAGTTTCTCAATGCGGGATCTCTTGATTTTGGATCCTCTGCTGGTGCGGCCGCGCTCATCGCCCGGATCAATGGCAATCCCGTGAAGGCC from Rhodoligotrophos appendicifer harbors:
- a CDS encoding S-(hydroxymethyl)glutathione dehydrogenase/class III alcohol dehydrogenase; translation: MKTRAAVALAPGQPLEIVTVDLEGPKAGEVLVEIKATGVCHTDAFTLSGDDPEGLFPAILGHEGAGVVLEVGPGVTSLRPGDHVIPLYTPECRECEYCLNPKTNLCQKIRSTQGQGLMPDGTSRFSLDGRKLHHYMGTSTFAQHTVLPEIAVAKIREDAPFDKVCYIGCGVTTGIGAVIHTAKVEPGANAIVFGLGGIGLNVVQGLKLVGANMIVGVDMNNDKKDWGTRFGMTHFVNPSEVDGDLVAHLVNLTGGGADYTFECIGNVKVMRMALEACHKGWGQSIIIGVAPAGAEISTRPFQLVTGRSWRGSAFGGARGRTDVPKIVDWYMDGKIQIDPMITHTMPLEEINNAFDLMHDGRSIRSVVVY
- a CDS encoding catalase, whose amino-acid sequence is MAERPTLTTTAGAPIADNQNALSAGERGPLLMQDYQLIEKLAHQNRERIPERPVHAKGWGAFGTLTVTHDITQYSSASVFQVGKKTPMLARFSTVAGELGAADHERDVRGFALKFYTDQGNWDLVGNNTPVFFVRDPYKFPDFIHTQKRHPKTNLRSTTAMWDFWSLSPESLHQVTILFSDRGIPQSPRHMHGFGSHTFSFINAAKERFWVKFHFRTEQGIKNHSNAQAEEIIGRSRESYQEDLFAAIDSGDFPRWKMYVQVMPELDAEKTWYNPFDLTKVWPHGDYPLIEVGVMELNRNPENYFAEIEQAAFSPSNVVPGIGFSPDKMLQARVFSYADAHRYRLGTHYEHLPVNRAQCPVHHYHKDGPMRFFTDTNPNPNAYYEPNSFGGPVEDQSFAEPPLKISGDADRYNHRLGNDDYTQPGNLFRLFTAEEKERLFDNLAAAMQGVPLEILKRQVVHFYRCDPAYGEGVARRVGIEMSELLPSQAAE
- a CDS encoding LysR substrate-binding domain-containing protein, with protein sequence MPTLKQLRYLDALATHRHFGRAAQSCRVSQPALSMQIADLEAELGVIVLERLRRELVFTARGAEIATRGRDILTAVNDLVDFARQSEGPLAGTLRLGVIPSVAPYLLHRLLPLLKRDYPGLGLTLYETQTTSLLLELQQGRIDAALLALPSEMEGLVEMVLFDDPFLLALPADHPLASLETVSPQDLEGERVLLLEQGHCLRDQAVSFCRGLGIVELDGLGATSLSTLVQMVANGYGVTLLPRLAVQSEMRDPCSIVVKSFRQPAPQRRLGLVWRSTSPRAPDFEAMGRLIQQTAGDP